CCAACGCCATCGAGGCCGAGGGCGGAAATCCGTTCATGGAGCTATCAGTGCCCTCCGCCGCCATCTTGCTGAAGCAGGGCTTCGGCCGCCTGATCCGCACGGTGACGGATCACGGCATCGTGGCGCTGCTCGACGAACGCGTGCACCGCCGGGGCTATGGCAAGCGATTGCTCGCCACCTTGCCGCCGGCGCGCCGCAGCGACGACCTCGCGGAGGTGGAGCAAGCGTGGCGCGCGATGTCTCAGGTCAGCGTTTCCTGCGCCACGGCGGCGGGGCCATCGCGCTGAGATGCGCTATGCAGGCCTCGAGCGTCGGGTGGCAGCGGGCCAGAAGGTCGTCGCTATCGTCCCGTTCGTCTTCGATCAGACTGCGAATGTGGGGCTCGTTCGACACGCTCCAGATCAATCCGACGCGTTCGCCGACCTCATCCCGCACGATCGGAGTGCGAAAGGTCAACAGCAGCGTGTCGCCCGATGTGTAGTCGAGCTCGGATAGGTCGAGGACGAGGCCGCTCGTCCTGGCGCGGCCCTTCCAAGCCATGGCCCCGACAATCGCCATTCGCATGGGGTTGAACGCGTCGGCCCGCTGCGACCGGTACGATCCCGACGCCTTGACGTACGCGTATTCTTCGTCGGGTTCCGCCACGACGACGCGGCCCAAGGTCAAATCGACGCCGTGTCCGTCCTTCCAGCTCTTCAGCTCCAACTTGCGCTCGCTCACTCCAACACCGTCGCTCCTGCTCGCGGCGCAGCTGCAAGCGCAGTCAGTGACGTTCGCCGCTCTCGGCCTTGGCGGCCTGCAGCGACGCACGATACTGCGCCGCCACGCGGGAAGACGCGAAGGGCTCCGGCGCGAAGTTCGATAGCGTGGCCAGCATCTTGTAGACCACGCCGGGCACGTGCAGGTACTTCCGCTTGCGGAAGCCCTCGAGTCCGGAGCGCGCGGCGCGGTCCACCGGCATCAGCCAGCCGCGCAATGAATCGAAGCGCTGCCCCGCGGTCATCTCCGTGACGATGCCGCCGGGAGCGAAGGTCGTGATCGACACGTTCTTGTGCTTCATCTCGTGCCACAGGCTGCAGCCGTAGTTCACGAGGAAGGCCTTGGTTCCGGAGTAGGCCGCCTGGTACGGCACCGGCGCGAGGCCGGCCATGCTGGAGACGAGCATCATGCCGCCGCCCTCGCCCTGCCGTTCCAGGTAGGGGAGCAGCAACGTGCTGAAGCGCACCGCGCTCACCACGTTGGTCTCCAGCATGCGCTGAAAGCCTTCCCAGCCGAGCTCGTGCCAATCGCCGAAGTGCGTGACCCCGGCGTTCAGGATCGCGCCGTACAAAGGGCCCTCGCGCGTCGCCTCGTCGAACACGCGATCCACGTCGTCGACCTTGCGCAGGTCCGCGGTGACGGTCCGCACGTTCACGCCGGCGGGCTCGAGCTCTTGTTTCAGCGCATCGAGGCGATCCGCGCGGCGCGCGACCGCCACGATGTTCGCGCCGTGCTCGTGCGCGAGCTGCCGCGCCATCTCTTGGCCCAAACCCGACGAGGCGCCGGTGACGAGCACCCAGCGCGAGCGGAAATCCATCGGCTTCATCGCGGCGTCACATATCACTACGCCGCCCCGGCGCCATCCCGTCAGGGATTGAGGCAGCTCTCCAGGGACGCGATCAGGCCGGAACAGGCGTTGCCGGCGAGCGTGGTGGAGCCGTCCTGACAGATGAACGCCGAGGGTGGGAGGCCTGCCGCGCAGCCCAGCAAAGCATCGTAGTTCGACGCGCAGTTCGGGAAGCTCTGCGCGATCTGGTCCCGGGCGTCCTCGCAATCTTGCAGGCAGCCCGCGGTCGGAGGATCGCTCGGGCAATTGCCGAAGCCGGGATTGGCGCACAGCTCGGGGCAGGGACTGCTGACCACGCCGCCGCCGGTGCCGCCGAAGCCGCCCACGCCGCCGCTGGCGCCCACGCCGCCACTCGCGCCCACGCCGCCGCTCGCGCCCACGCCGCCGCTCGCGCCCACGCCGCCGCTGGCGCCCACGCCGCCACTGGCGCCCACGCCGCCACTGGCGCCCACGCCGCCACTCGCGCCGCTGCCCCCGACGCCGCCGTCCGCGTCGCCGATGGACGTCTTGCCGCCACACGCCGCCACGACGAACGCCGTCACCACGCACCAGGAGATCGACCGCATGACCCATGTCTATCCCCGCCGACCGCTCCACGAAAATGAAAACGTCTTCTTTGGGGCTCTCCTGACATCTTCGTGGCTGAGGGATCGTTGGCCTTGGCGCGCCGGTCCCCACGTTTCGGCCATTGGGAATTTTGTTGGTGCAGCGCGGAACCACGCGGACGTCCGGGAGGTTCCGCGCCGCACCAACATCAAAAGGAAAATAGCGGGGGCTCTGGACGGCACACTGCCCCTGAGGCAGATCCGTCGGCATGCGTTCGACCTGGCTCGCCCTCGCCCTGCTCGTCATCGCTGGATGCGGCAGTGAGGACGCGGCGTCGGTGGACGACAGCGTGCGTTGGCGACGCGTGTTCGACCAGCTGCCCGGCGCGCTGATCTCGGTCTCGGGCACCAGCGAAAAGGACGTGTGGACCGTGGGCGGGGACCCGGGGACGGGGGCCACGGTGCTGCACTTCGATGGCGCCCAATGGCGAGCGCTCGACACCGGGATGAACGTCGATTTGTGGTGGGTGCATCCTTTCGCCGGGGGGCCGGTGTTCTTCGGCGGATCGCAAGGCACCATCCTGCGTTGGCAGGGAGGCAGCTTCGAGAAGATGACGACACCGAGCGACGCGACGGTGTTCGGGATCTGGGGGACCTCGCCGGACGATCTGTGGGCAGTGGGCGGCGTGCCTGCCGAGCCGGGCAAGGCCTTCGTGTGGCGCTGGGACGGCAGCACCTGGAGCGTAGCTTCGGGATTGCCCAAGCCGAAGGTGGCGAGCTACTTCAAGGTGTGGGGGCGCTCCGCGGACGACGTGCGTATCGTGGGCATGGATGGCGCGATCCTCGAGTGGGACGGCACGAGCTTCAGCGAGGCTGCGTCGCCCACCACCACGCGCTTGCTCACGTTGTACGCGGAGCCCGAAGGGTACTGGGTCGCCGTGGGCGGACTCTCCAATGCGGTGGTGCTCGAGGATCACGGCAGTGGATGGCAGGACGTGAGCCCCTCGGGCTTGGTGAAGGCGTCCATCGGCGTGCGGCTCGCCGGCGAGGATGGCTACGCCGTGGGCAACGGCGGCAGCGTGCTCCGACGCGTGGACGGAACCTGGCAGCCGGAGGACACCGGGATCCAGGTGTACGGCGACTTCCACGCCACCTGGATCGATCCCAAGGGCGGCGTTTGGGCGGTAGGGGGTGATTTGCTGTCGTCGCCCCTGGTGCACGGCGTGATGCTCCACAAGGGACCGCCCGTCAGCGCTAGCATCGAGGGACAGTGATCCCATTTCCGGATGCGCTTTCGGAGCTCGGCCTCACGGACGCGCTCTCCATACTCCCGGTCCAGAGCGGCTACCCCAGCCCCAAGACCATCAACCTGGTGCTGCGTCGCCACGGTGGGCGCACGATCTTGTTCGAAGCCAGCGCCGCGCGGGACGACATCGTGGCGGAGATCGACGCAGCGCTGGATCGGCACGGCGTCGGGGCCCTCGATGCGTTGATGGTCACCCACTGCCACGGCGACCACGCCGGAAGCTCGGGAATCGTCGCCGGGCGCGGCCGCCGCGAGGGAGCGCGCGCGCCCATTCATCTGCACTCCGCCGGCTATCGCTTCTTGACCCATCCGGACGCTGCGTTCCTGAACGAGACCTACGAGATCTTTCGCACGCGCGCCCACTGGGGGCTCATCGAGTACAACTCGCTGTCCGATCAGGACATGATCGACGGTGCGCTGCGCAAGCGCTTCTCCGGGTTCTTCGCGCAGACCCCGAAGAGCGCCCTTCGCTTCGTGGACGACGGCGATCTACCTCAGGGCTTCCTCGCGCTGTTCACCCCCGGTCACTCCCAGGATTGCGTGCTCTACTTCGACACCGAGCTGGGCGTCGCGATCCCGGGGGACACCATCATCTGCACCGGCCGCGTGGAAAAGCCCGAGACCTGGGCTTACGTGATCCCGATCTTCACCGTGGCGGGCCAGGCATACTCCATGGCCTTCGAGCGCTACCTCCGGACCATCTCGGTGCTCGAGCGATTCTTCTCGACGTACGAGGTGCGCGCGGTGTTGCCGCCCCACGGTCGCTTCGCGGTGACGCGCCCCCTCGAGTGGGTGACGTTCGCCAAGGGCTACTTCCGAGGCGTCTACCGGGCGTTGCTCGAAGACTTCTTCGGCGACACGGAGCGACGAGCGAGCCCCTTTCGCGCGTGCGATCTGAATCGCTTCATCCCGAGCGCGGGAGCGCACCCCATTTCCACGCCCAGCCACGTGTTCGGGATGCTGTGCACCCTGGCGGACGAAGGCTACCTCGACCTCGCCGAGCACAAGACCACGCGTCAGATCACGTTCACACTGCGGGAGCTGCCTCCGGCAAGCTACATGGACGAACGCTTCGCGCGCGATCCGGGACCGCTGCCGCTGTACGGCGCGTAGCGCGCCCGGGGGCTCACTTCTTTTCGAGCTCCGCCCAGCGGGCCCGCGCAATCAAGCTTTCTTGGGGCGCCGAGCGCGGCGCTGATTGGCCTTCTTGGCCACCGCGCGAGCGCCCTTCTTCACGGCGCGTGCCGCCTTCTTCACGACCTTGGCCGCCGGCTTCTTGGCGACCTTCTTCAGCGCGCGGCGGGCCGCCTTCTTCACCTTCTTGGCGGCCGCTTTCACCTTCTTCTTCACGGCCTTCTTGCTGGCGGGCTTCTTCTTCGGAGCGGCTTTCTTTGGAGCAGCCTTCTTCGGCGCGGCCTTCTTCGGCGCGGCCTTCTTGGGAGCAGCCTTCTTCGGCGCAGCCTTCTTCGGCGCAGCCTTCTTCGGCGCAGCCTTCTTCGGCGCAGCCTTCTTCGGCGCAGCCTTCTTGGGGGCCACCGACTTCTTCGCGGGCGCGGGAGTCGACTTGGCGACGGGCGCTGTCGTGGCGGCTGCGGGTGGAGCGCTGTCGGGCTTTCGGCGCTTGGCGAGCGTTTCGGTGACCTTCTGATCGAGCACCGAGAACTCGAAGGGCTTGTCGACGTAGGCGTCGGCACCGTACAGCGGCGACGTCATCTCGTTCAGGTTTTCGCCGATGCCGGTGAGCATCACGACGCCGGTGTGGTTCAGCGAGACGGCCTCGCGGATCTTGCGACACACTTCCCAGCCGCTCATACCCGGCATCATCACGTCCAGAACGACGGCGTGGGGCAAGTGCTCGTGGGCCATCTCCCAGGCTTCGTCGCCGTCGCCGGCTTCGAGAACCTTGTAACCCTTGGAGCGCAGGTGACCCGCAACCAGAGCGCGAGTGCTGGGCTCGTCGTCCGCGACGAGTACGACGGTCTTGGCGGTCTTGGACATCGATCCCAAAGCCCCTTTCGGCTGTTGTGGGGCCCATCTGAGACCACCCGCGTCCGCCCGGTCAAGCCACTTTGGCTCAAGGGTTCGCGGACTTGGCGCCTCGCGGCCCAAGGGCGGCGGCCGGCCCCGAGTCCATTCCGACGGACCCCACTTTCCGCATGGCCCCGAGGTCTGGTCCGGTCCGCCGAGGCATCTGCCAGAAAATGCGCTAACTTGACGAAGTTACGTGGTTTTGCGGGACAGCGATGCAGCCCGCGCGCTGGCCCACTCCGCGCTACCATCTGCTGATGGCTCGCTTCGGCGAAAGCCATCGGAACTTTCGAACGTTACAAACGTCGAGTGAGTGACACCGTGAGCACAGAGCGACAAGCCTCCCTCCGACGCATCGCCCGCGCCGCACGCTGGGCGGCGCTCCGCCTTCGCATCAGCGAGACCCTGAGCCGGGTCGTCCTGCTGCTGCCCCTGCCGCTGGTCTATGCCGTGGCGGCCCTCACCTACGTGAAGGTGTGGCGTCCGAGCATCGAGACCGAGCAGGCCCTGCTGTTGGTCGGCATCGCGCCGCTGGCGGTGGTGGTCCTCGGCGGGCTGTGGGTGTGGTTCCGATCGCGACCGAAGCATCTCGGGGCCATGGCGCTCGACCGCCACCACGGCCTGAGCGATCGACTGACCAGCGCCCTGTCGTTCCGTGAGCTGCCAGAGAAGGAACGCACGCCGCTGATGGAAGCGGCCATCGGCGACGCGGTGACGGCGAGCCGTGAGCTCTCGCCGCGGAAGGCCGCTCCCATCGCCTTCCCTCGAGAGCTGCCCATCGTCGGCTTCCTGGTGCTGGGCCTGTTGGGCATCGCTCTCTTGGAGGTGCGCACCATCAAGGAGATCCCGCCGGACAAGGTCTTCCAACCGATGATCATGACGGCGGACGACGTCGAGCTGTTCCAGGACATGGCCAAGGAGATGGAACAGAAGAGCCAGGACCCGGAAGTCCAAGCCGCCGTGCGCAAGTTCAATCAGTTGGTGGAGGACATCGCCGACCGCCGCCTGGATCGCACCGAGGTGTTCAAGCGTCTCGAAGAGCTGGATCGGGACCTGATGAAGGGCGCCGAAGCGGATCGCAAGGCGATGGAAGAGGGCCTTCAGAACCTGGCCAAAGAGCTGGAGAAGAGCGACCTCTCCAAGCCGATTGCCGCGCCGCTCAAACAAAAGAACCTGGAAGATGCGGAAAAGGCCATGCGAGAGCTGGCCGAGGCGCTGAAGAACAAGAAGAACAAGCCCACCAAGGCGCAGCTCGACAAGCTGCGCGAGGCGCTGAAGAAGGCCAGCACCAAGAACAGCGAGCGGTTGAAGAACATCGAGGAGCAGCGCAAGAAGCTGGAGCAAGAGCGCCAGAGCCTGCTCAAGAAGAAGAACCGGGACGGCGGCATGTCCGAGAAGGACAAGAGCCTTCTCAAGAAGAAGGAGCGCCAGCTCGAGCGGCTGGACCGGGAGAAGGACCAAGCCAAGCGCGCGCAGCGGCAGCTATCGCGATTGGACCGTGAGCTGGCGAAGGCCGCGGAAGATCTGCTGAGGGAGCTCGGCGCGTCCGCGGAAGATCTGGAAGCCGCGGCGCAGGACATCAACCGCATGGCTCAGGAAGAGATGACGGAGCAAGAGAAGGAAGAGCTCCGCCGTCGTCTTCAGGAGATGCGGGAGCTGATCCGGCAACAGGGCAAGGGCGGCAAGCAGCGCATGCAGCGGCTGCTCAAGTTCGGTCGGCGGGCGCGCGGGCAGCAGGGCGAAGGCAAGGGCGGCCAGCAGGGCAAGGGCGAGCAGGGCAAGGGCATGAAGCCCGGTGGCCAGGGCGGCGGCAGCTTGGTGATGGGTCCGGGCAGCGGCGGCAAGACGATTCCGATTCCGGGCATGGGCGCGGGCCAGGGGGCTGGAGAGATGCCCGGGCAGGGTGCGGGTCAATCCGGCTCGGGGCAGGGGGGCAAGGACCCGGGTTCCGGCGCGGGGCAAGGCGGCGAGAGCTGGGGCACCGGCCACGACCCGAACCTGAAGGGCGAGGAGGCCAAGGGGCTCGCCGGCAAGACCAAGGACGTGACGGCTGCGGCGGCGGACACCGGCGAGGGCTCGGCTTCCAGCCAGGTGATCTACGGTGCGGCGGAGCGCGGCTTCGTGGGCCGGCAGTACAAGAACGTGTACACGGACTACAAGACTCAGGCGGAGCGCGTGATGAACGAAGACCAGATCCCTCCGGGATACCGCTTCTACGTGCAACGCTACTTTCAGCTCATCCGCCCGCGCGAGTGAGTGATGCGAAACCCGAGGACAAATGGCTGAATCAGACGAAGCTCGCGCCGAGGTAGAGAAGTTTCAGAAGAAGATCGGCGCGCTGCGCGAAGAGATCGCGCGAGTGATCGTGGGCAATCGAGAGGTCGTCGACGGCGTGCTCACCTGCATGCTGGCCGGCTCCCACGCCCTCTTGGAAGGCGTGCCGGGCCTCGGCAAGACGATGCTGGTGCGCACCCTCGCGGAGTCCGTGGGACTGAATTTCTCGCGCATCCAGTTCACTCCGGACCTAATGCCGGCGGACATCATCGGTACCACGGTGATTGACGAAACCGCGGTGGGCGGTCAGGCCTTCGAGTTTCGCAAGGGGCCGGTGTTCGCCAACATCGTGTTGGCGGACGAGATCAACCGCGCCACGCCCAAGACCCAGAGCGCCCTCCTGGAAGCGATGCAGGAGCACCGCGTCACGGTGGGCCGCACCACCTACACCATAGACGAACCCTACTTCGTGCTGGCCACGCAGAACCCGCTGGAGATGGAGGGTACCTATCCGCTCCCGGAAGCGCAGCTGGACCGCTTCTTCTTCAAGCTGCAGGTGCCGTTCCCGTCGCGCGAGGAGCTGCACGACATCATCGATCGCACCACCACCGACCACACCGTGCAGGTGGAACCGGTCATCAGCCAGGACGACATCCTCGAGATGCAGAAGCTGGTGCGCACCGTGCCCGTCGCGCGCCACGTCCAGGATTACGCCGTGCGCTTGCTCCAGGCCACCCATCCGGATGGCGTGGACGCTCCGGAGAAGGTGCGCCGCTTCGTGAGCACCGGTGCTTCACCCCGCGGCGCCCAGGCCATGCTGCTCGCCTCCAAGATCCGCGCGCTGTTCGAAGGGCGGTTCGCCGCCAGCGTGGACGACGTGAAGGCCACCGCCACTCCGGCGTTGCGCCATCGCATCCTCCTCAACTTCGAGGGCGAAGCCGAAGGCGTGCGTTCGGACGACGTCATCGAGCAGATCCTCGGCGAGCTGGCGGAGGCCAAGGCGTGAAAGGCGTGCTCGCCACCGGCGGGCACGAATAGACCATGGGCGTGCTCGACGTTTTCAAACGAGCTGCGGCACCGGTTTCTCGCCGCCTCGGGCGTGCGCGGCCCCAGCGTGCGGATCTGTTCGACGACGAGTTCCAGCGCAAGCTGGAGACCCTCGCCATCGTCAGCCGACGCGTGTTCGCCGGGCGCATGCGCGCCGAACGGCGCACCAAGAAGAAGGGCAGCGGCATCGAGTTCGCGGACCACCGCAACTACGTGCCTGGGGACGACTTCCGCTACGTGGACTGGAACGTGTACCAGCGTTTCGGACGCTTGTTGGTCCGGCTCTACGAAGAGGAAGAGGACCTCAGCATCTACTTCATCGTGGACTGTTCCACGAGCATGGGCTTCGGAGACGGCAAGAAGTTCGACCAAGCGCGGAGGCTGGCGGCGGCGCTGGCATACGTTGCGCTCGCCAACCTCGATCGCGTGACCATCGTGGCGGCCAACGATTCCATCGTGGCCCGCATGCCCACCACCCGCGGCAAGGGGCGCATCTTCAAGGTGTTCGATTTCCTCCGCCACGTGGAGCCGGACGGCGTGACGGACCTGCGGGACAGCCTCAAGACCTTCGTGGCGCAGCACAAACGCCGCGGCCTGGCGGTGTTGATCAGCGATTTGTACGACCCGGCGGGGTTCGA
The window above is part of the Polyangiaceae bacterium genome. Proteins encoded here:
- a CDS encoding MBL fold metallo-hydrolase, with product MIPFPDALSELGLTDALSILPVQSGYPSPKTINLVLRRHGGRTILFEASAARDDIVAEIDAALDRHGVGALDALMVTHCHGDHAGSSGIVAGRGRREGARAPIHLHSAGYRFLTHPDAAFLNETYEIFRTRAHWGLIEYNSLSDQDMIDGALRKRFSGFFAQTPKSALRFVDDGDLPQGFLALFTPGHSQDCVLYFDTELGVAIPGDTIICTGRVEKPETWAYVIPIFTVAGQAYSMAFERYLRTISVLERFFSTYEVRAVLPPHGRFAVTRPLEWVTFAKGYFRGVYRALLEDFFGDTERRASPFRACDLNRFIPSAGAHPISTPSHVFGMLCTLADEGYLDLAEHKTTRQITFTLRELPPASYMDERFARDPGPLPLYGA
- a CDS encoding DUF58 domain-containing protein yields the protein MGVLDVFKRAAAPVSRRLGRARPQRADLFDDEFQRKLETLAIVSRRVFAGRMRAERRTKKKGSGIEFADHRNYVPGDDFRYVDWNVYQRFGRLLVRLYEEEEDLSIYFIVDCSTSMGFGDGKKFDQARRLAAALAYVALANLDRVTIVAANDSIVARMPTTRGKGRIFKVFDFLRHVEPDGVTDLRDSLKTFVAQHKRRGLAVLISDLYDPAGFEHGINVLRYNKFEPYVLHVVDPREARPTLKGDVRIYDCETGEEREITVTQKMLERMERAWNDYQAEIERFCVSRQVPYFVADVETPFDEQVLKVFRRGGFLR
- a CDS encoding MoxR family ATPase; the encoded protein is MAESDEARAEVEKFQKKIGALREEIARVIVGNREVVDGVLTCMLAGSHALLEGVPGLGKTMLVRTLAESVGLNFSRIQFTPDLMPADIIGTTVIDETAVGGQAFEFRKGPVFANIVLADEINRATPKTQSALLEAMQEHRVTVGRTTYTIDEPYFVLATQNPLEMEGTYPLPEAQLDRFFFKLQVPFPSREELHDIIDRTTTDHTVQVEPVISQDDILEMQKLVRTVPVARHVQDYAVRLLQATHPDGVDAPEKVRRFVSTGASPRGAQAMLLASKIRALFEGRFAASVDDVKATATPALRHRILLNFEGEAEGVRSDDVIEQILGELAEAKA
- a CDS encoding SDR family NAD(P)-dependent oxidoreductase encodes the protein MKPMDFRSRWVLVTGASSGLGQEMARQLAHEHGANIVAVARRADRLDALKQELEPAGVNVRTVTADLRKVDDVDRVFDEATREGPLYGAILNAGVTHFGDWHELGWEGFQRMLETNVVSAVRFSTLLLPYLERQGEGGGMMLVSSMAGLAPVPYQAAYSGTKAFLVNYGCSLWHEMKHKNVSITTFAPGGIVTEMTAGQRFDSLRGWLMPVDRAARSGLEGFRKRKYLHVPGVVYKMLATLSNFAPEPFASSRVAAQYRASLQAAKAESGERH
- a CDS encoding response regulator, encoding MSKTAKTVVLVADDEPSTRALVAGHLRSKGYKVLEAGDGDEAWEMAHEHLPHAVVLDVMMPGMSGWEVCRKIREAVSLNHTGVVMLTGIGENLNEMTSPLYGADAYVDKPFEFSVLDQKVTETLAKRRKPDSAPPAAATTAPVAKSTPAPAKKSVAPKKAAPKKAAPKKAAPKKAAPKKAAPKKAAPKKAAPKKAAPKKAAPKKAAPKKKPASKKAVKKKVKAAAKKVKKAARRALKKVAKKPAAKVVKKAARAVKKGARAVAKKANQRRARRPKKA